The Saccharolobus shibatae B12 genomic interval GAGAGTAACTTGAGGAGTTTTAAGGTGAAGTATTTAGGAAAGAGGGGACAAACATAGGCTTCTAATTAAGGAAGGTATATCTGTTGTGGAACCAAGACTAAAAGGATAGAGAGTAAGGAGGTGCTAATACCAGATAAGCTGTACCAACCCTACCCTTTACAGCAAAAGAGTGAAGAAGGTAAAGATTCGAATCCGATAGAATGTGAAATATACCAAGTACTAGTTTCAATATTGTACTGAATGTTAGCTGAAGGTGTAGCTGAAAGTGTGGCATGTGATGAAGCTTGTGGATCAGCTTGCTTAATATTTATTGAGGATCCTATTATTTATGTTGTTTGTGTAGTGATATGTGTGCCTTCTTGTGATGAATTGTTCCAACTTATTATCTCATTAGGAGTAGCAACTGCTTGTGGACTAGGTGGCGAATATCTGTGCAGAAAGCTGGTTTATGTTGTTAGTGAATTTTTAAGTATTATAAACAAAGCTAACTAAGGGAGAGGTTATGGAAGGAGATAGATTATCCTTTTTTAAATGGCTCGGTTTAAGCATTACTATTTATATGTTTGCCTACAGTAATTGCTGTAGTACTATCGTTTTCTATCCCTTACTATATATTACATAATTTAACACTGGCCAATACTCTTAGTACGATTATTCCTATATTAGTATCTATTGTTTCGGCTACTTACTTTAAGCGATATCTCCAAAGTCGTGGTCTTATTACTCCCTTTATGAAGAGGGTATCCATTACAATCTTACCGGATAGTGGACAACCTATTGACGAGAAGTACATTAAGAGTTTTGAAGCTAGGCTTAAGTTTACAAAGGGCGAGGAATATATTAAACAGTTGGCCATGCTTGGTATGATGTATCTGCAAAACGCTGTAGCTTATAACAACAAGGATCTCTACTTGAGGGCTAAGGAGTACTTGGCAAGGGCTGAAGAGGCTATGAAGGGAAAGAGTGTGAGTTTTGAGACTAAAATGTTGGTTGATAATTTGAAGAGTAAGATTGAGACTTATAGATACCGTTTCGGAGAGGGTAAAAAGTCTTAAGGGGTGAGGGTATAAGCCCTGCTAAACTATGATTTATAAACTAATAAGTTATACTAGCTCTAAAAATCATATGCAATTAACTATTCTATCAAATTTATAGCTTAATGACTACACTATTTCGACATCTAGTAATCCTACAATATTGGCTTTAAATATTTCGACCATATTTCTTTAAGTATACTTATCTTAAACGCCTTTCTAACTCTTGATCAATCTAAAAGGTTCTAGTAGATAACATCATAATATTATATTCAAAATTCAATGGTTAATACTTAATATGATATCTAAATAATTTTAAGAGAAAGTGATAGCTGAACAGCGACTGCTCTTAATCAGCACTAGGATTAAGCTCTCTACGTCTTCAAGTGATCTATTCATAAAGAATTAGTGCCGCCGCGGAGATCTGAACCCCGACAACCAGATCTCAAAAACGTTTCTGGATTATTTTTTAGAAACGTAAAACGTTCATGAAAGAAGAAGAAACTAATTTATAAAAAATATATTGATATAGTAATCAGTAGATAACGAAGCGTTTCTTATTGTTAAACTCCTCAGTTTAATCGATAAAAATTCAAAAATAATGGTAAATTTTATTAAATACTTAAAGCCTATATTTTGTTAATGGTTTATGGTGAAATATTTGAAAATAAAGAGCTCAGAAAGAAGGCTTTAAGAGAAGAAATAGGGATAGAAGAAGAGGAGGAAGTACCAGAGAGGATAGTTGTTACACCTTTACCTCTCATAACGCTATTTCCAAAGGACTTTGAAGAGAACCTTAAGAAACTCGGAATTTCGATTAGAAAACTGGAACCAAAAGACATGCTGCTTAAACCCTTTGGGGGAAACTTACTATTAGAGAAGGGTAAGAATAAGGGATTAATAGCCTTTATTGGTAGGGGGTTGATAGAGTTCACAGATAGGTTAAGACTATTAATAAGTTTAGAGAATATCAAAGACCTATTATTTACCGGGCTTGCTGGATCACTTTCTGAGGAAATTATAACGGGGGATATAAATATACCTAAATATCTTATCCCGTTTGAAAACGTGAGTTCCTTTTACGCAAACCCATCGGTAGCTACACCAAAAGCTGATGAAGACATTTGGAAAGAGGTTTACGATTATGCTACTAAGACAAAGGTTAAAGTACATTCTGGCCTTCACGCGACCGTTATGTTCTTCTATTCTGAGACCATAGAATTTCTAAATTATTTGAAAAATGTGGGTGTTTCTACAATAGACATGGAACTCAGTGCTTTTTACACAATCTCTAACCTTTACAATAAGAGGGCCGTAGGGGTTTTAAGGATTACTGATATGCCGCTCATAGAACACTATTTTTCAGAAATGTTCGCAGAGTTAGCTAAAAAGAAGAGAGAAGATTCTGTGGCATCGATCTTCGAAATTGTTTTAAAGTTCTTCAAAATGATTTAAGAAGGGCGATTCAAGGATACATTGCGAATTGTAATTTATGAGTGATATAAATATAAAAGTGTTAACACGATTAAGCATGTATTCCCTTTATAAACCGTTATTACCCAATTAAATTCGTCATAATTTTTGAAATATAGTGAATTTGCAATGGAAACTTGAATGGCCCCTACCGAAATATTTAATTGCTTTAGATTCACATTCATTTTATTATATAATTGGCTCCAAAATCCTATAACTTATACTTTTAAAATAAGCTTATATTCCAGTAACTCTATATTTTATATGAGTAAAAATGAGGAGAACACTTAAAGCAGCAATTTTAGGGTCAACAGGGTTAGTTGGAATAGAATACGTTAGAATGTTAGCGAGTCATCCATACATCAAAGTGGGATATCTGGCCGGAAAAGGTTCGGTAGGTAAACCGTATGAAGAAGTTGTAAGATGGCAAACTGTAGGTCAAGTTCCAAAGGAAATAGCTGACATGGAAGTAAAACCAACTGACCCAAAATTAATGGATGATGTGGATATTATATTTTCCCCCTTACCGCAAGGTGCTGCTGGCCCAGTAGAAGAGGAATTCGCAAAGCACGGGTTCCCAGTAATTAGTAATTCTCCAGACCATAGATTTGATCCTGACGTACCATTGTTGATACCTGAAATAAACCCCCACACGATATCACTTATTGATAAGCAAAGGGAAAGGCGCGATTGGAGGGGATTTATAGTTACTACACCATTATGTACTGCCCAAGGAGCTGCAATTCCATTAGCACCAATATACATGAACTTCAGAATAGATAGTAGCTTGATAACAACTATTCAATCGTTGTCTGGTGCTGGCTACCCTGGAATACCTTCGCTAGATGTTGTAGATAATGTATTACCTTTAGGTGACAACTACGATAATAAGACGGTTAAGGAGATTAGTAGGATTTTAAGTGAGACGAAAAGGATGGTGAATGACGATAATGATCTGTCATTAGGTGCAACAACTCATAGAATAGCAACAATTCATGGCCACTATGAGGTAATTTACGTCACTTTTAAAGAAGATGTTAGTGTAGAAAACATCATAGAGACCCTAGATTCGTTCAGAGGAGAACCGCAGAAATTAAAATTACCAACTGCCCCAGATAAACCAATCCTTTTAACTAATCAAGATGCGAGACCTCAAGTATATTTCGATAGGTGGGCAGGGGATCCACCTGGAATGAGTGTGGTAGTGGGAAGATTAAGCCAAATAAATAGGAGAACTATTAGGTTAGTATCAGTAATTCACAACACTGTAAGGGGGGCTGCTGGAGGAGGGATATTAGCAGCTGAACTCTTGGTCGAGAAAGGATATATTGATAAAAGGTAACTCTTTTTACTTATACTTTCTTATTCTACTCTATGAATTTTATTACATTTGCTGAGAAGTTAGGAATTGATCGGGAGGCCGCGATAAAAGTTTATAGACTATTTAATGGTGGTTACTTTGAAAGTTTATACTATTCAAAGCCTCCTATTCTTCATAAGCTTAGGGAATGGCCTAGAAAATATTTAAGTAAAAAACTTATATTAATAAGAAATATTCAATTAAACCAAGCATTTGAAGCCCTAATATGGTCAGATATAATAGCAATCTATGGGATGTCTTCGAAATTAATTGATAGACCAATCAAATATGATATTTTGGAGAAAAATGTGGAGTACGTATATGAAGAAATTAAAAAGTACTCTCTGTCCAATAATTTTACAGATTATCCCACGGCGTTGAGTTTAGATTTTGTTAAGGTAGATTTTTCGCCATTCATAAATGACTTAACTAATAAAAGAAGAGAGGAGATGAAAGCTAGTGATTCAGAAATAATTAATGATATTGCGTATGATAGCAAATTAATGGAAGAAATAAAGGTAAAATATCCTTGGGCTAAGAACGTCAAAAGAGAGAACGCTGTAAGGGCATTTCAGTTATCTGAAAGAGTAAATGAATTTGTAGACTATGTTATACCATATATATATTATTTAGCTGCGTCAAAAACACTTCATTTTGATTATACTCTCATAAGTAATACGATTTCAGAGACAA includes:
- a CDS encoding phosphorylase family protein, giving the protein MVYGEIFENKELRKKALREEIGIEEEEEVPERIVVTPLPLITLFPKDFEENLKKLGISIRKLEPKDMLLKPFGGNLLLEKGKNKGLIAFIGRGLIEFTDRLRLLISLENIKDLLFTGLAGSLSEEIITGDINIPKYLIPFENVSSFYANPSVATPKADEDIWKEVYDYATKTKVKVHSGLHATVMFFYSETIEFLNYLKNVGVSTIDMELSAFYTISNLYNKRAVGVLRITDMPLIEHYFSEMFAELAKKKREDSVASIFEIVLKFFKMI
- the asd gene encoding aspartate-semialdehyde dehydrogenase, with protein sequence MRRTLKAAILGSTGLVGIEYVRMLASHPYIKVGYLAGKGSVGKPYEEVVRWQTVGQVPKEIADMEVKPTDPKLMDDVDIIFSPLPQGAAGPVEEEFAKHGFPVISNSPDHRFDPDVPLLIPEINPHTISLIDKQRERRDWRGFIVTTPLCTAQGAAIPLAPIYMNFRIDSSLITTIQSLSGAGYPGIPSLDVVDNVLPLGDNYDNKTVKEISRILSETKRMVNDDNDLSLGATTHRIATIHGHYEVIYVTFKEDVSVENIIETLDSFRGEPQKLKLPTAPDKPILLTNQDARPQVYFDRWAGDPPGMSVVVGRLSQINRRTIRLVSVIHNTVRGAAGGGILAAELLVEKGYIDKR